One region of Coregonus clupeaformis isolate EN_2021a chromosome 31, ASM2061545v1, whole genome shotgun sequence genomic DNA includes:
- the LOC121547107 gene encoding 3-hydroxy-3-methylglutaryl-CoA lyase, cytoplasmic isoform X2 encodes MGNIPTTVKHCLSYEQLIQDYPWLGSRLQEEKRTLTREYPEYVKIIEVGPRDGLQNEKEMVPTGVKIQLINMLSETGLPVIEATSFVSSKWVPQMADHTEVLQAIHRSSHARYPVLTPNMHGFRDAVAAGATEVAVFGSASETFSRKNINCSIDASMLRLEEVICAAKQQQIPVRGYVSCALGCPYEGPIEPTKVTEVVKRLYELGCYEVSLGDTTGVGTPGSMAKMLHCVMKEVPSSALAVHCHDTYGQALANILTALQCPGLEKGTECEGRKQPALRDSELICCLAVALSDSAALKRHGENYPIIGPHETHGKWRRRKKPVQTSNYVTETGRMQ; translated from the exons ATGGGCAACATCCCCACCACGGTGAAGCACTGCCTGAGCTATGAACAACTCATCCAGGATTATCCGTGGCTAGGAAGCCGGCTGCAGGAGGAGAAG CGCACTTTAACACGTGAATATCCAGAGTATGTCAAAATTATTGAAGTCGGTCCAAGAGACGGACTTCAAAATGAAAAG GAAATGGTTCCGACAGGAGTCAAAATCCAGCTGATAAACATGCTCTCAGAAACAGGCCTGCCTGTGATCGAGGCCACCAGCTTTGTGTCTTCAAAGTGGGTACCACAG ATGGCGGACCACACTGAAGTGCTTCAAGCCATCCACAGATCTTCTCATGCTCGTTATCCTGTTCTGACACCCAACATGCACGGCTTTCGGGATGCT GTTGCAGCTGGTGCTACTGAAGTGGCCGTGTTTGGGTCTGCCTCTGAGACCTTCAGTCGGAAAAATATAAATTGCTCTATCGATGCCAGCATGCTGAGGTTGGAGGAAGTCATTTGCGCTGCTAAACAACAACAGATTCCAGTCCGTGG ATATGTTTCTTGTGCACTAGGATGTCCATACGAGGGACCCATTGAACCCACTAAAGTTACAGAG GTGGTCAAGCGGTTGTATGAACTGGGCTGCTATGAGGTGTCTCTGGGGGATACTACCGGTGTAGGCACCCCAGGTTCCATGGCCAAGATGCTGCACTGCGTCATGAAGGAGGTACCCAGCAGCGCTCTGGCCGTTCACTGCCACGACACCTACGGCCAGGCTCTGGCCAACATCCTAACTGCACTGCAG TGCCCTGGCCTTGAAAAAGGTACTGAGTGCGAGGGGAGGAAACAGCCAGCCCTGAGGGACTCCGAACTCATCTGCTGCTTGGCTGTTGCACTATCTGACAGTGCTGCACTTAAAAGGCACGGGGAAAATTATCCTATCATTGGCCCGCATGAAACACATGGCAAATGGAGAAGGCGAAAGAAACCCGTCCAGACCAGTAACTATGTAACCGAGACAGGGAGAATGCAGTGA